A genomic segment from Candidatus Nanopelagicales bacterium encodes:
- a CDS encoding helix-turn-helix transcriptional regulator, with protein MITNEVQYRATKAHLATFDSAAANLAEQLDRGPESRLVALELAAVRSQADDLRAEIAEYELLRSGAVSTFEAGSLAEVATLLVKARIAQGWTQRQLADALGVAEQQVQRYESTGYRAASLARICDVADALGITVTEHAVLGKPNAA; from the coding sequence GTGATCACCAACGAGGTTCAGTACCGCGCCACCAAGGCGCATCTGGCGACCTTCGACTCCGCAGCCGCGAATCTGGCGGAACAACTGGACCGCGGTCCAGAATCGCGGCTGGTCGCCCTGGAGTTGGCCGCGGTCCGCTCCCAGGCCGATGACCTGCGCGCGGAGATCGCCGAGTACGAGTTGCTGCGCTCCGGTGCAGTATCCACCTTCGAGGCCGGCTCGCTGGCCGAGGTGGCGACCCTGCTGGTCAAGGCGCGGATCGCGCAGGGCTGGACTCAACGGCAACTCGCCGACGCGCTCGGAGTGGCCGAGCAGCAAGTGCAGCGCTACGAATCCACCGGATACCGCGCAGCCAGCCTCGCCCGCATCTGCGATGTCGCCGATGCGCTGGGCATCACCGTCACCGAACACGCAGTGCTGGGCAAGCCAAACGCTGCTTGA
- a CDS encoding WhiB family transcriptional regulator: MTIAVPPYPAHGWWERAHCRGMSDEQTEATFYSIQTKRAVAEALSLCARCDVIGDCLSDALTVESRTAAAPHGIRGGLLPTQRVEMMRRSSRESR, translated from the coding sequence ATGACGATCGCCGTGCCGCCGTACCCGGCCCACGGCTGGTGGGAACGCGCCCACTGCCGCGGCATGAGCGACGAGCAGACCGAAGCCACGTTCTACTCGATTCAGACCAAGCGGGCCGTCGCCGAAGCGCTGTCCTTGTGTGCCCGCTGCGACGTCATCGGCGACTGCCTGAGCGATGCCCTGACGGTCGAGTCCCGCACCGCTGCCGCCCCGCACGGGATCAGGGGCGGGTTACTCCCGACGCAGCGCGTGGAGATGATGCGGCGGTCGAGCCGCGAGTCACGGTGA
- a CDS encoding helix-turn-helix domain-containing protein — translation MVIATDLRAELDRRAWAQADLARVLGWPVQTVSEIMQGKRRIDPAMAVDLEELTSRPAEQWLAIQAQQDLADARRKAQESRRLDVITARAQAEDLVPVRELVRRGVLPPADPAEQIEAVRGLLGDDPTFGASAKRSSADEPFTRTQTAWIALARRQASSLSVSRYDEQQFTTLVRGLPRTITTPEDLVDLPAMFAATGVALVHVKPLPGGRIDGVSLNLDGHPMIAVSGRGKRLDKVLFALLHECAHVVSGHWKQTPRVHEGTEERVIGDLGVEEQMNDLASSWVFPEGITVSGSLTKQAIAELAAAHAVAPAVVVGHLQHRKILEWSSVLGRALPTAEEALMAWP, via the coding sequence ATGGTGATCGCCACTGATCTGCGTGCGGAACTCGACCGTCGTGCATGGGCTCAGGCCGACCTTGCACGAGTCCTGGGCTGGCCGGTGCAGACGGTCTCGGAGATCATGCAGGGCAAACGCCGAATCGACCCGGCGATGGCCGTGGACCTGGAGGAGTTGACGAGCCGGCCAGCCGAGCAGTGGCTGGCAATCCAAGCCCAGCAGGATCTTGCCGACGCCCGCCGCAAAGCACAGGAGTCTCGCAGGCTGGACGTGATCACGGCTCGAGCCCAGGCCGAGGACTTGGTTCCGGTCCGTGAACTGGTGCGTCGCGGGGTTCTGCCGCCGGCTGATCCCGCCGAGCAGATCGAGGCTGTGCGCGGGCTGCTGGGCGATGACCCCACGTTCGGCGCTTCCGCCAAACGCAGCAGTGCGGATGAACCGTTCACACGGACCCAGACGGCGTGGATCGCACTGGCCCGGCGTCAAGCCAGCAGCCTCAGCGTGAGCAGGTATGACGAGCAGCAGTTCACCACGTTGGTGCGGGGACTCCCACGGACGATCACTACACCCGAGGACTTGGTCGACCTGCCGGCCATGTTCGCGGCCACGGGTGTGGCCCTGGTCCACGTCAAACCCCTGCCCGGCGGACGCATCGACGGTGTCTCTCTGAACCTGGACGGCCACCCGATGATCGCCGTATCGGGTCGCGGCAAGCGGTTGGACAAGGTCCTGTTCGCCTTGCTCCACGAATGCGCCCACGTCGTCAGCGGCCACTGGAAGCAAACTCCTAGGGTCCACGAGGGAACCGAGGAACGGGTCATCGGAGATCTCGGGGTCGAGGAGCAGATGAATGACCTGGCCTCATCTTGGGTCTTCCCCGAAGGCATCACAGTGAGTGGGTCACTCACCAAACAAGCGATAGCGGAGCTGGCCGCCGCGCACGCGGTGGCCCCCGCGGTCGTCGTCGGACATCTCCAGCACCGAAAGATCCTTGAGTGGTCATCCGTTCTGGGACGGGCCCTCCCCACCGCCGAGGAGGCCCTGATGGCCTGGCCATGA
- a CDS encoding chorismate-binding protein: MPTPSREPMAAFPGTTARDLVEVTDDLAALGSGGRWAVAITFEGAVTLAKFSHWSDVPPGDAEVGDWHGPRSNSWVDSLPRDAYVAAVSGIRERIAAGDVYQVNLCRVLRAPLPDQGSADAAALWRDLSRGNPAPYEGFLRIPEITVISASPELFLSRDGDLISSGPIKGTATTAAGLTAKDHAENIMIVDLVRNDLARVCRPGSVNVPHLLAVEQHPGLVHLVSTVSGRLQDGATWAQILMATMPPGSVSGAPKISALEVIAHFEPVPRSYYCGAFGWIDADHSRAQLAVAIRSFWISDAHLHFGTGAGITWGSDPEAEWQETVLKARRLMSLANGA, translated from the coding sequence GTGCCGACACCCAGCCGCGAACCGATGGCTGCCTTTCCGGGCACAACGGCACGCGATCTGGTCGAGGTCACTGACGACCTGGCAGCCCTTGGGAGCGGTGGCCGGTGGGCCGTTGCCATCACTTTTGAAGGGGCGGTGACCCTCGCCAAGTTCAGCCACTGGAGCGACGTTCCGCCCGGGGACGCGGAGGTGGGGGACTGGCATGGTCCTCGCTCGAACAGCTGGGTGGACTCACTGCCGCGTGATGCCTACGTCGCCGCTGTGTCAGGCATCAGGGAGCGGATTGCCGCCGGTGATGTCTATCAGGTGAACTTGTGTCGAGTACTGCGAGCCCCGTTGCCCGATCAGGGTTCGGCCGACGCGGCCGCGCTGTGGCGAGATCTCTCCCGGGGCAATCCGGCGCCCTACGAAGGCTTCCTGCGGATCCCGGAGATCACAGTGATCAGCGCGTCACCGGAGCTGTTTCTGAGCCGCGATGGCGATCTCATCTCCTCTGGACCGATCAAAGGCACGGCCACAACGGCTGCGGGGCTCACCGCCAAGGATCATGCCGAGAACATCATGATCGTCGACCTCGTGCGCAATGACCTCGCCCGGGTTTGTCGACCCGGATCAGTGAATGTTCCGCATCTGCTGGCAGTCGAACAGCACCCGGGCTTGGTGCATCTGGTGTCGACGGTGAGTGGTCGGCTGCAGGACGGGGCGACGTGGGCGCAGATCCTGATGGCCACGATGCCGCCAGGATCCGTGTCTGGGGCGCCCAAAATCTCGGCCCTCGAAGTCATCGCCCACTTCGAGCCAGTTCCACGCAGCTACTACTGCGGCGCCTTCGGCTGGATCGACGCTGATCACTCCCGAGCGCAGCTGGCCGTGGCCATCCGATCGTTCTGGATCAGCGACGCTCACCTCCACTTCGGGACGGGCGCCGGCATCACGTGGGGCAGCGATCCCGAGGCCGAATGGCAGGAGACCGTCCTGAAGGCTCGGCGTCTGATGAGTTTGGCCAACGGCGCCTGA
- a CDS encoding choice-of-anchor D domain-containing protein, giving the protein MKPRPVHWIAISVAALLALSGCVTDWRTRGPVTVTDVILAPSGNAGFAVRDSEAVGGPNTMSLGKSLGKSRGKSDSGTPLKTFTVAAGVAGDISVYFTSSIDYGTCQVTLDGRRTAGRTVGTELPSGGRGFRIDIPTAALGLGRTAQGLLSCETGTGMNPPEVSQFTVKTAAMPVLRAQPRQITFPATTVGQSSDPVAVTVTNRGLGSLRIHSINFESILGWDMTTTEFRALNNTCADVSLAQGQSCTVDVVHAPTTQGEISAFMVFNSNAPNPDPGRYPLYTSVIVLEGNAPRTTVLSVSPAAKDFGEVMVGAGLEDTFVATNISGGSLLVLCMLDADEAQYRVLNGACHDVVELAPGASLRVDIQFTPSATGVQSGTLRFLPGSETAAEVRVPLTGTGFTHTPPP; this is encoded by the coding sequence GTGAAGCCCCGCCCCGTCCACTGGATCGCCATCAGCGTTGCTGCCCTGCTGGCCCTGTCCGGTTGCGTCACGGACTGGCGGACCAGGGGGCCGGTGACCGTGACAGACGTCATCCTTGCTCCCAGTGGCAACGCGGGATTTGCCGTTCGTGACTCCGAGGCTGTTGGAGGCCCCAACACCATGTCGCTGGGCAAGTCCCTGGGCAAGTCCCGGGGCAAGTCCGACTCCGGGACTCCGCTCAAGACATTCACGGTTGCCGCCGGGGTGGCGGGTGACATCAGCGTGTACTTCACCTCGAGCATCGACTACGGCACATGCCAGGTGACGCTGGACGGCCGCCGAACTGCGGGGCGCACAGTGGGGACGGAACTGCCGTCCGGCGGGCGTGGATTCCGCATCGACATACCGACCGCAGCGTTGGGTCTTGGTCGTACCGCACAAGGTCTGTTGAGTTGTGAGACCGGGACTGGGATGAACCCTCCGGAGGTCTCGCAGTTCACGGTGAAGACTGCCGCCATGCCCGTACTTCGAGCGCAACCGCGGCAGATCACCTTCCCCGCAACCACAGTGGGACAGTCATCCGATCCGGTCGCAGTGACCGTGACGAACCGTGGCTTGGGGTCGCTGAGAATCCATTCGATCAACTTCGAGTCGATCCTGGGGTGGGACATGACAACCACCGAGTTCCGCGCACTCAACAACACCTGCGCCGATGTTTCACTGGCCCAGGGTCAGAGCTGCACCGTCGATGTGGTGCACGCGCCCACGACTCAAGGGGAGATCTCGGCATTCATGGTGTTCAACAGCAACGCCCCGAACCCGGACCCCGGTCGATATCCGCTCTACACCTCGGTCATCGTTCTTGAAGGCAACGCGCCCCGCACCACCGTCCTGTCGGTGAGTCCGGCAGCCAAGGACTTCGGCGAAGTCATGGTCGGCGCCGGACTGGAGGACACCTTCGTGGCGACCAACATCAGCGGCGGATCGCTTCTGGTGCTGTGCATGTTGGATGCGGACGAGGCGCAGTATCGCGTTCTCAATGGGGCCTGTCATGACGTTGTCGAGTTGGCTCCTGGCGCCTCGTTGCGTGTCGACATCCAGTTCACGCCGAGCGCCACGGGCGTTCAGTCCGGGACGCTGCGATTCCTTCCCGGCAGTGAGACCGCCGCAGAAGTCCGAGTCCCTCTGACGGGCACGGGGTTCACGCACACTCCACCTCCCTGA
- a CDS encoding site-specific integrase, with protein MAKRRTRSRRTNGTGHVRQLPSRRWQAKFPGPNGNVYPGPTTFDTRIDAEEWLREQTRAVDRGSWRAPAPQRPAAGGNDDATLAGYAWRWLEERDLKPRTRGDYRRLIEQWIEPAFGSYALEQITPAMIRSWHADLAPGRPTTRAHAYGLLRTILGTAVDDDVIAANPCRIRGAGSTKRDKTITVATIPEVTAIAEAMPDRLAAMVWLAAWCGLRFGEVTELRRRDVDLAAGVLRVRRGVVRADGEVIVDTPKSTAGIRDVTIPPHVVPLIARSPDRHVARGRGCSAVRVRQRREILPPATFYGWYSPGPGEGRPARLAVPRSAAHVGHVGRGDRSDVG; from the coding sequence ATGGCGAAGCGACGCACCCGCTCACGCCGGACCAACGGGACCGGCCACGTTCGACAACTGCCCTCGCGGCGCTGGCAGGCGAAGTTCCCCGGCCCTAACGGCAACGTCTACCCCGGACCGACCACGTTCGATACCCGCATCGACGCCGAGGAATGGCTACGTGAGCAGACTCGAGCCGTGGACCGCGGATCGTGGCGAGCGCCGGCCCCCCAGCGGCCGGCGGCCGGCGGGAACGACGACGCGACGCTGGCCGGCTATGCCTGGCGCTGGCTCGAGGAACGAGACCTGAAGCCGCGCACCCGTGGTGACTACCGACGCCTGATCGAGCAGTGGATCGAACCGGCGTTCGGGTCCTACGCCCTCGAGCAGATCACGCCGGCCATGATCCGCTCGTGGCACGCCGACCTGGCCCCGGGCCGGCCCACGACGCGCGCCCACGCCTACGGGCTGCTCAGGACGATTCTGGGCACCGCTGTCGATGACGACGTGATCGCTGCGAACCCCTGTCGCATCCGTGGAGCCGGCAGTACGAAGCGGGACAAGACCATCACCGTTGCCACCATCCCCGAGGTGACCGCGATCGCCGAGGCGATGCCGGACAGGCTGGCCGCCATGGTCTGGCTGGCCGCGTGGTGCGGGCTGAGATTCGGCGAGGTGACCGAACTGCGCCGCCGTGACGTCGACCTGGCCGCCGGCGTCCTGCGGGTCCGTCGTGGAGTCGTGCGCGCCGACGGCGAGGTGATCGTGGACACCCCGAAGTCGACCGCCGGCATCCGCGACGTCACGATCCCGCCGCACGTCGTGCCCCTGATCGCGCGATCACCTGACCGCCACGTGGCCCGGGGTCGCGGATGCTCTGCTGTTCGCGTCCGACAGCGGCGGGAAATCCTGCCGCCGGCGACGTTCTACGGCTGGTATTCACCCGGCCCGGGAGAAGGCCGGCCGGCCAGACTTGCGGTTCCACGATCTGCGGCACACGTCGGCCACGTTGGCCGCGGCGACCGGAGCGACGTTGGCTGA
- the nhaA gene encoding Na+/H+ antiporter NhaA — MRHLGLLSAVPQQARPGLVLLLATLASVVIVNSALGEDHADLLKTVVSVGIGDAAISLTVSQWVKNLLMAAFFFYAGLELKRELREGELSTPRRAALPVVAAVGGVMIPALLYLGMTAGTEYTNGWAVPAATDIAFALAALAVMGTRVPPALKAFLLAVAVVDDLAAITIVAVFYSGDLSLLWLGAAAAAGLLLLGLNRRGVTSVWAYVAVGVPLWIALQNGGINPTVAGVVTAVAIPMRDRAGGSPLHRAEHAVRPYVLYLVLPVFALAAAGAILPGSLLEAATHPIAGGIVAGLLLGKPLGIVLFTVVAASLLRVPRPGTSSQLLGVALLAGIGFTMSLFIAGLAFTDPSLDAPVKVGVYGGSIVAAVLGLAVLHRSLPRPRRRGLKTSPTSRTTRPQNKKAWHATQHSSHRDPPPAAPR; from the coding sequence ATGCGCCACCTCGGGCTCCTGAGCGCCGTACCGCAACAGGCTCGTCCTGGACTGGTGTTGCTGCTCGCGACCCTCGCCTCAGTGGTCATCGTGAACTCCGCACTTGGCGAGGATCATGCGGACCTGCTGAAGACGGTGGTCTCCGTCGGCATCGGTGATGCCGCGATCTCGCTGACCGTGTCCCAGTGGGTGAAGAACCTGCTCATGGCAGCGTTCTTCTTCTACGCCGGGCTGGAACTGAAGCGGGAACTGCGCGAGGGCGAACTGTCCACTCCCCGGCGCGCGGCGCTACCTGTCGTGGCAGCGGTCGGCGGCGTCATGATCCCGGCCCTGCTGTACCTGGGGATGACTGCCGGAACCGAGTACACCAACGGCTGGGCGGTACCCGCCGCGACTGACATCGCGTTCGCGCTAGCCGCTCTGGCTGTGATGGGGACGAGGGTCCCACCAGCCCTGAAGGCGTTTCTGCTGGCTGTCGCCGTCGTGGACGACTTGGCCGCCATCACCATCGTCGCTGTTTTCTATAGTGGCGACCTTTCCCTGCTGTGGCTCGGCGCAGCCGCGGCGGCCGGGCTCCTGCTACTGGGACTCAACCGTCGCGGGGTGACGTCGGTGTGGGCGTACGTAGCCGTGGGTGTGCCGTTGTGGATCGCCCTGCAGAACGGCGGAATCAATCCGACCGTCGCAGGGGTGGTCACGGCGGTGGCGATCCCGATGCGTGATCGTGCCGGGGGGTCGCCTCTGCACCGAGCAGAGCATGCCGTGCGCCCGTATGTGCTCTATCTGGTCCTGCCCGTGTTCGCCCTTGCCGCTGCGGGGGCGATCCTGCCTGGCTCGCTGCTTGAGGCGGCCACGCACCCGATCGCCGGGGGCATCGTTGCCGGACTGCTCCTCGGCAAGCCGCTGGGAATCGTGCTGTTCACGGTGGTTGCTGCGTCCCTACTGCGCGTCCCGCGGCCGGGGACATCGTCACAGTTGCTGGGCGTGGCGTTGCTGGCCGGTATCGGATTCACGATGAGCCTGTTCATCGCGGGCCTTGCGTTCACCGATCCCAGCCTTGATGCGCCGGTCAAAGTGGGGGTGTACGGGGGTTCGATCGTTGCAGCAGTTCTGGGGCTGGCAGTGCTGCACCGATCACTACCGCGACCTCGACGACGCGGCCTCAAGACAAGCCCGACCTCAAGAACGACGCGACCTCAGAACAAGAAGGCATGGCACGCGACCCAGCACAGCTCCCACCGCGACCCACCGCCTGCGGCTCCGAGATAG
- a CDS encoding DUF4417 domain-containing protein, which translates to MLDPDHPGSAHTTAVWDAAVRHVIDGPPDWFPYGVPVVGRWQIPKIAAPTYAALPSNSTAYDKRGQATDPPGTVLHGYVQDRKLRSQMVNPRPFPDRFAGFWGVIPPDFSVRAQDPPDLRVLAIRMGRAVGAYYQTRGLRVIPNIRWCDQRDFDYCFDGIDIGSAVSVSNHGCWRDRQLRQGFLLGLHEMVERLAPTVLFVHGTVDHDLIRHLASRTDIVHLLPDRTRAKKNAA; encoded by the coding sequence ATGCTAGACCCCGATCACCCGGGCAGCGCCCACACAACGGCGGTTTGGGACGCCGCCGTGCGCCATGTCATCGACGGACCGCCCGACTGGTTTCCATACGGCGTTCCAGTGGTCGGTCGCTGGCAGATCCCGAAGATCGCTGCCCCGACATACGCAGCCCTGCCGAGCAACTCGACCGCCTACGACAAACGGGGCCAAGCCACGGATCCACCCGGCACCGTGCTGCACGGATACGTCCAAGACCGCAAGCTACGCAGCCAGATGGTCAACCCCCGGCCATTCCCCGACCGCTTCGCGGGGTTCTGGGGCGTCATCCCGCCCGACTTCTCCGTCCGGGCACAAGACCCACCAGACCTCCGCGTTCTGGCGATTCGCATGGGCCGAGCGGTCGGCGCGTACTACCAGACCCGCGGCCTGCGGGTCATCCCAAACATCCGATGGTGCGACCAACGCGACTTCGACTACTGCTTCGACGGCATCGACATCGGCTCCGCCGTCAGCGTGTCCAACCACGGATGCTGGCGCGACCGACAACTGCGCCAAGGATTCCTGCTGGGCCTGCACGAAATGGTCGAACGTCTGGCACCAACGGTGCTGTTCGTCCACGGAACCGTCGACCACGACTTGATCCGCCACCTCGCCAGTCGCACCGACATCGTTCATCTCCTCCCCGACCGGACCCGCGCCAAGAAGAATGCGGCCTGA
- a CDS encoding helix-turn-helix domain-containing protein, translating to MREAVSSMPARPSPQNPSRGEPDLTIAEVAALRRVSAKTIRRAIARGDLPAGLPRGSGVIRIRRSDAEQPRHAHPHGRCSMTPGEELEVATQQIEQMQLAVRRAGYRVRLEIAGPQLLGVAVDVERDRTGQP from the coding sequence ATGAGAGAGGCCGTTTCCAGTATGCCCGCCCGCCCGTCACCGCAGAACCCCTCGAGGGGGGAACCTGACCTCACCATCGCCGAGGTCGCCGCCCTGCGCCGCGTGTCCGCCAAGACCATCCGCCGCGCGATCGCCCGCGGCGACCTGCCGGCCGGCCTACCGCGTGGGTCTGGCGTCATCCGCATCCGTCGAAGCGACGCCGAGCAACCACGGCACGCTCATCCCCACGGCCGGTGCTCGATGACACCCGGCGAGGAACTCGAAGTCGCCACCCAGCAGATCGAGCAGATGCAACTCGCCGTCCGCCGAGCCGGCTACCGCGTACGACTCGAGATCGCCGGGCCACAACTGCTCGGCGTCGCCGTCGACGTGGAACGCGACCGCACCGGCCAACCGTGA
- a CDS encoding CPBP family intramembrane glutamic endopeptidase, whose translation MRVKPNALVGIGIWVLYVVIITVVSKINGVPYDEIGDSTSNLLRGAVISLAIGGLIIAGLSAWMGWFGAAMHDQYRIRAWWMLIAPALVVVAIGGNLVFTDWGNVGAAFLLAALALAITVGFAEEFVCRGMLLVGLRGSFQEVVAWALSCVLFGLMHAANILMGAPAAGTVGQIVSSALAGSTYYLLRRYFGSLIPAMILHGLFELSIFVQSHSGSEGTLLVLLDWPAGIIATIAALVVALRTDKGPKESYAKGASELVPAAA comes from the coding sequence ATGCGCGTTAAACCAAATGCTCTGGTGGGCATCGGCATCTGGGTCCTCTACGTGGTGATCATCACCGTTGTTTCGAAGATCAACGGGGTCCCTTACGACGAAATCGGGGACTCCACGTCGAACCTGCTGCGTGGGGCCGTGATTTCGCTGGCCATCGGCGGCCTGATCATCGCGGGGCTGTCGGCCTGGATGGGATGGTTCGGGGCGGCCATGCACGACCAGTACCGAATCCGGGCCTGGTGGATGCTGATCGCACCGGCCCTGGTCGTGGTGGCGATCGGCGGCAACCTCGTGTTCACGGACTGGGGCAACGTCGGTGCGGCGTTCCTCCTCGCGGCACTGGCCTTGGCTATTACCGTTGGTTTCGCCGAGGAGTTCGTCTGCCGAGGCATGCTGCTGGTCGGTCTGCGCGGGAGTTTCCAGGAGGTCGTGGCGTGGGCGCTGAGCTGCGTCCTTTTCGGTCTGATGCACGCGGCCAACATCCTCATGGGCGCGCCAGCGGCCGGAACCGTGGGCCAGATCGTCAGTTCGGCGCTGGCCGGCAGTACCTACTACCTGCTCCGCCGGTACTTCGGTTCGTTGATCCCCGCGATGATCCTGCACGGACTATTCGAGCTGTCCATCTTCGTGCAGTCCCACTCCGGCTCTGAGGGCACGCTCCTGGTCCTGCTCGACTGGCCCGCCGGCATCATCGCGACGATCGCGGCGCTGGTGGTCGCCCTGCGCACGGACAAGGGACCCAAGGAGTCCTACGCCAAGGGTGCCTCCGAGCTCGTGCCTGCGGCTGCCTAA
- a CDS encoding Nif11-like leader peptide family RiPP precursor, translating to MSHEQLDALRRASAEDEALAAALAATGTVEEWVAVANDRGFAIVVEDLPTVDENRELSDAELEGAAGGYTFPPTDWIYCDNPWTNAWCTLKC from the coding sequence ATGTCACACGAACAGCTGGATGCCCTGCGTCGAGCGAGCGCGGAAGACGAAGCGCTGGCCGCTGCCCTGGCCGCGACAGGAACTGTCGAGGAATGGGTCGCAGTGGCGAATGACCGCGGATTCGCCATCGTGGTCGAAGACCTGCCCACAGTGGATGAGAACCGCGAACTGTCCGACGCTGAGCTCGAGGGCGCAGCCGGCGGATACACGTTCCCGCCCACGGACTGGATCTACTGCGACAACCCTTGGACGAACGCATGGTGCACGCTCAAGTGCTGA
- a CDS encoding DUF4190 domain-containing protein, with protein sequence MADMTPADQSRQSALSPTGLAVASVVLSLVGFVCVFLLGRIEWLIVMVGVFCAAMALVFGHAGLSRLRRLRAEGAPVAGIPLAILGLVIAYAVVVGAVVVQVFSVPIAFNAKLGERQASVETDLRNAATAQEVVRAETGQYTYDIDDLRAAGFTQSPGTSSVSATTDVAGDVYCVSAMSAGDILYHLDSATGFAEGPCP encoded by the coding sequence GTGGCGGACATGACGCCGGCCGACCAGTCACGTCAATCGGCCCTCAGCCCCACCGGGCTGGCCGTCGCGTCCGTCGTTCTTTCCCTGGTGGGCTTCGTGTGCGTGTTCCTGCTGGGACGGATCGAGTGGCTGATCGTCATGGTCGGCGTCTTCTGTGCGGCCATGGCGCTGGTGTTCGGGCATGCGGGGTTGTCGCGTCTGCGAAGACTGCGTGCCGAAGGTGCACCCGTTGCAGGAATACCGTTGGCGATTCTGGGCCTCGTGATTGCCTACGCCGTGGTCGTGGGGGCAGTGGTGGTTCAGGTGTTCTCCGTACCCATCGCCTTCAACGCGAAGCTCGGTGAGCGCCAGGCGTCAGTCGAAACTGATCTCCGCAATGCGGCGACAGCGCAGGAAGTGGTGCGCGCGGAGACGGGTCAATACACCTACGACATCGATGATCTGCGCGCGGCCGGATTCACCCAGAGCCCCGGAACATCGAGTGTGTCGGCGACTACCGACGTCGCAGGCGATGTCTACTGTGTGTCGGCCATGAGTGCCGGCGACATCCTCTATCACCTCGACAGCGCGACTGGCTTCGCAGAAGGGCCATGCCCGTGA
- a CDS encoding tyrosine-type recombinase/integrase, giving the protein MHPAREKAGRPDLRFHDLRHTSATLAAATGATLAELMSRMGHSTPGAAMRYQHVAADRDRAIAEALSGMATGA; this is encoded by the coding sequence ATTCACCCGGCCCGGGAGAAGGCCGGCCGGCCAGACTTGCGGTTCCACGATCTGCGGCACACGTCGGCCACGTTGGCCGCGGCGACCGGAGCGACGTTGGCTGAACTGATGTCTCGGATGGGGCACTCGACGCCAGGAGCCGCCATGCGTTATCAGCACGTCGCCGCTGACCGGGATCGGGCGATCGCCGAGGCGCTGTCGGGAATGGCGACCGGGGCCTGA
- a CDS encoding aminotransferase class IV — protein sequence MKAWCNGELIDSDSPAVSVLDHGLTVGDGVFETMKAMSGKPFALTRHIKRLQRSARGLGIREPHAGVVADAVSAAVAANRTEDLAYARIRVTYTSGPGPLGSERGAGPETLVVTVQLGQPWPETTEVIVSPWPRNERSPLAGLKTTSYAENAVALAWAKDRGFSEALLINLAGDLCEGTGSNVFVVVDGQLFTPSLESGCLDGITRQLLVEWSRARETTLPADVLQTAQEVFITSSTRDVHPVVAVGDRRLEVGPVTTQMRALFAERSTADLDP from the coding sequence ATGAAGGCATGGTGTAACGGTGAGCTCATCGACTCCGACTCACCGGCCGTGAGCGTCCTCGATCACGGGCTGACTGTCGGTGACGGTGTCTTCGAGACGATGAAGGCGATGTCCGGCAAACCGTTCGCCCTGACCCGACACATCAAACGACTTCAGCGATCGGCACGTGGGCTGGGCATCCGCGAACCGCACGCTGGTGTTGTGGCCGACGCGGTCTCGGCTGCTGTGGCGGCCAACCGCACTGAGGATCTTGCCTATGCACGGATCAGGGTCACCTACACGTCGGGTCCGGGGCCGCTCGGCAGCGAACGCGGGGCCGGTCCGGAAACTCTCGTCGTCACCGTTCAGCTCGGTCAGCCTTGGCCCGAGACCACCGAAGTCATCGTCTCGCCGTGGCCTCGCAACGAGCGTTCGCCACTGGCGGGACTGAAGACAACCAGCTACGCGGAGAACGCGGTCGCCTTGGCGTGGGCCAAAGACAGAGGATTCAGTGAGGCTCTGCTCATCAACCTCGCTGGGGATCTCTGCGAGGGCACTGGGAGCAACGTTTTCGTCGTCGTCGACGGCCAGTTGTTCACTCCGTCACTGGAATCCGGCTGCCTGGACGGCATCACCCGACAGTTGCTGGTCGAGTGGTCTCGGGCACGGGAGACGACGCTCCCCGCCGACGTGCTGCAGACAGCCCAGGAGGTCTTCATCACCTCGTCAACGCGCGACGTTCACCCCGTGGTCGCAGTCGGTGACAGGCGGCTGGAGGTTGGTCCGGTGACCACGCAGATGCGCGCGCTGTTCGCAGAGCGCAGCACCGCCGACCTCGACCCGTGA